The genomic stretch AGCATAGCTACGAAGGAAAAATACCAGAGGGAATTATTGAGAGATTAGAAACAGTATATGATTCCATTGTGGAGAGAGGGTTAAAATATCACGAATCATTACCAACAGTAATCTCCTCAAGTAATCGAGGGAGGAAAAAAAGGCGAACAGGACATAACCTGTTAATCAGATTAAGTAAATATCGGCAAGATGTATTACGATTTCTGAGAGAAGAAAAAGTACCATTTACAAATAACCAAGCCGAAAGAGATGTAAGAATGATGAAATGTAAGCAAAAAGTCTCAGGAAGTTTTCGGACGATGTCCGGTGCACAAAATTTTGCCTTAATTCGTTCAGTAATATCAACAGCGAGAAAACAGGGAAGAAATATTTTAGAAATTCTGACTCAAGTGTTGAATGGGGAAAATGTTGTTTTTGTTTAAATTTTCCTGACGTAGGTAGTTACGTTTAATGAGACATTTTATATTGGTATTTTGCGCCTATACTTTTATTCAATGGCATCGTTTGACAGGGGGATTGAGAAGGCAATGGGGAAATAAACCCTTAAATACTTTTGCAGAGTCATTGGAAGCGTTTCGGACGGCAGGACGGCAGTGTCTTTCCGCTTTTTTCAATGGTTAAAAGACAATGTGGAAGTGTTTAGCTCATATAAAGCTAGTTTGGGCTTAATTTGGGCTTAATTTTTGTCTAAGTACCGCTAAAACCTAACACCTTTTTTAAGAAATAATTTATCTTACTCAAAGTAAAAGAGCCATAATTTTAAGTTAAAGATAAAGTGACAACTCCTGCTAGAATCCAACAAATACCAGTAAATCTTCCTCTACTAATTTTTTCGTGAAGAATATATTTAGCACAGATTAATGTTATTAAATAACTAATTGAACTTGCAGGACGTACTAAACTTAAATCATCCCAGCTAAGAAGGGAAATAAAGAGTAACAATGCAATTAATTGACAGAAAATACCAATTAAAACAGGGATATTAGTAAAAATTTTACTAAGCCATTGAATAATTCCTGTTAAAGAAAAAGATGTCATTTGTCCAATTTGTTTCATTCCTTTAGCATTTAATAAATCACCTAAACTGTCTGCTATAACCATAAGAATAACTCCTAACCACATAATTGGTAAAACAGTAGCAAAGGGGAGAGAAATAATAATTTTACTTGCTTCCTGATTAGGAATATTAATAGTTTTAGATAACTTTTTAGCTTGTTTTTCTGTTTGATATTGACTATAACCAACAATAAAAACTCCTACAGAAATAATCCCAGTGGCAAACCACCGCACGGGAGTAACGGTTTCGTTAAGCATTAACCAAGCTAATAACGCATTGCAAATATAACTGGAGGCATGAATAGGTAAAACATAACTTAAATCCATCTTGGAAACGGAAAACATATATAAAAACCAAGAAATGGTTAAGCCACCTAAAGCAAGATAAAACCAAGAAGAAGTAATTAAATAGTCGAGGATATTGAGAATAGAGGCGGGGGAAAAAGAGGTAATTTCTCCATAAATTTTCATGGCTTGGCTTAAACAAACATCTCCTAACACCTGAGAGATAACCAAGATAAACAAGATTAAACTATTTAACACCTCGATAATTTCTCCTCTAGTTGATGATAGTTAATTAATTTGAAACCTTTTGAGCTTAACAGATCTTTTACTTCTTGACTACATAACGCCTGTAACTCTATATCGGAGGAAATAGATTGAGGATGAGAGTAAATTTCAATAATATTATCTTGAATTTGTGGAATTAAGCCTAATAAATAAGACTCATTTATTTTGCCAGTTTGTAATAATCCATAGATTTTTTCAGTATATTTAATTCCATAATTATTTAATAAATTTTCCCCATATTTTCTTAAAAGTGTAAAAATGAAGGAATAAACTCTTTTTAAAAGTACATTACTAGAATCAATATTTAAGGTAAATTCTAATTCTTCATAGGGAAGACGTATAAATTTTATGTTATATTCTGAGGCTAATTCTGCTAATATTTGTAAAACGATCGGATGGGTATGTAAGTGTAAATGACCATCAACATGAGACAGTGGTAAATTAGTCGCTTTAAACAAGTCTAATTGGGCTTTAATTTCTTGTTTTAATTCTTCTTTGGCTTGAGGAATAAATTGATATTTTAAACCTGCGATCGCTGCGCTAGGATTAAAGTAACCGTGTTTATCTACTAAATGTGGTATTTGAGAAAAGGGTAAAGCAGATTTTCCTAAACATAGCACTAGATGTAGTCCAACGGCTAAAGAAGGGTTTTGTTTCGCTAAATCAACAGCAAACTGTGCTTTTTTTCCTGTCACCATTAAACTTGTACTGGTTAAAATACCCTGATGATGAGCAGTGATAATTGCTTCATTTACCGAATCTGAATAACCGAAATCATCGGCATTAATTACTACATATCTTGACATTTTTGAGAAAATTTTTAATAAAACATTCTGCAATTCATCTTACTTGTTCAAGGAATTCTATAATTTATTTTTATGGCTCTCCTACAGTAGTTATGACAAATTAATAGAAAATAATTAATATAAACTTTGATAGCTATAGCTTTGACTCTTTTAAAAATGCAATTATTATAAATTAACAGTTTGAATTTAACCTAATAGCTGCTACCTGACACCTGACACCTTTTTTTAGACATAATTTATCATATTCAAAGTAGAAGAGCCATTTTTATTTTTATTATTCAACCTCAAAACAATATTCTAAAATGATAATTGATTAATAACTAATATTGTGGAATTATGACTACTGATCAATTTTTAATGCTAATTGTTTTATTAGTACCTGGATTATTACTTTCTTTCTTAGTGATGATTTCTTTTGCTAAAGGAGGTTAATAATTGACAATTGACAATTGACAATAAAAAATTATTTACTATTTATCAACTATTCATTATTAACTCTTAAAGACATTCAGTATCGGCAATATTTTCGTCTAATTCTTTTCTTTTTTCCATCTGACAAAGAAAATAACCAGTCATCATGGCGGATGCTAATAAATTGCCCAGATTTTGTCTATCTGTAACTATTTGAACATTAAACGCATCAGAAGGCAAAATTCCCAATAAACCTTCTACGTTGTGGGTGATAATTTCTCTGACTTCAGGGGTGGCGGATTGGGCGATTCTTTCTAAGGTGTCAGGATGTTGTTTTTGCAAATATTCTACTAATGTATTTTTTATTGTTGCTTCTGATTCTCGCTGAAAAAAATTTGAATCAAATACCATTATTTCTTCCCTCTGTTAGAATTTTGCCTTTACTTTTTGTTTTCTCTTACAATATCATAATCTGTTTTTTCTTGTGGTAGTTGATTAATTTCAAAATATTGATGAAACTTATCTGTCACTTCTAGCCAATACGATCGACCTTCTTCTTGACGACGTTTACGAATAAATCCTTCTTCAACTAATTCATTGACGTGTTGATAAGCACTGCTACCCCTTAGAATTATTAAATCACTCTGAAGAATAGGATGTTTGAGAGCGATCGCTGCTAAAGTTTTAAGAGTGCTAGGATTTAACTCTGCGGGAATAAG from Geminocystis sp. NIES-3709 encodes the following:
- a CDS encoding EamA family transporter, with the translated sequence MLNSLILFILVISQVLGDVCLSQAMKIYGEITSFSPASILNILDYLITSSWFYLALGGLTISWFLYMFSVSKMDLSYVLPIHASSYICNALLAWLMLNETVTPVRWFATGIISVGVFIVGYSQYQTEKQAKKLSKTINIPNQEASKIIISLPFATVLPIMWLGVILMVIADSLGDLLNAKGMKQIGQMTSFSLTGIIQWLSKIFTNIPVLIGIFCQLIALLLFISLLSWDDLSLVRPASSISYLITLICAKYILHEKISRGRFTGICWILAGVVTLSLT
- the hpnK gene encoding hopanoid biosynthesis-associated protein HpnK — translated: MSRYVVINADDFGYSDSVNEAIITAHHQGILTSTSLMVTGKKAQFAVDLAKQNPSLAVGLHLVLCLGKSALPFSQIPHLVDKHGYFNPSAAIAGLKYQFIPQAKEELKQEIKAQLDLFKATNLPLSHVDGHLHLHTHPIVLQILAELASEYNIKFIRLPYEELEFTLNIDSSNVLLKRVYSFIFTLLRKYGENLLNNYGIKYTEKIYGLLQTGKINESYLLGLIPQIQDNIIEIYSHPQSISSDIELQALCSQEVKDLLSSKGFKLINYHQLEEKLSRC
- a CDS encoding DUF760 domain-containing protein, whose amino-acid sequence is MVFDSNFFQRESEATIKNTLVEYLQKQHPDTLERIAQSATPEVREIITHNVEGLLGILPSDAFNVQIVTDRQNLGNLLASAMMTGYFLCQMEKRKELDENIADTECL
- the scpB gene encoding SMC-Scp complex subunit ScpB, with protein sequence MELETFIPNLTNKIEAILYLKAQPTSLDELVTLSQTSIDEVQEALIQLMSDYAYRDSALEIIETPQGYSLQLRNCYQSLLEHLIPAELNPSTLKTLAAIALKHPILQSDLIILRGSSAYQHVNELVEEGFIRKRRQEEGRSYWLEVTDKFHQYFEINQLPQEKTDYDIVRENKK